In Polyodon spathula isolate WHYD16114869_AA chromosome 11, ASM1765450v1, whole genome shotgun sequence, one genomic interval encodes:
- the LOC121323465 gene encoding extracellular calcium-sensing receptor-like encodes MSDGYDLTIKEDESLRVLRIKDNFEMLLMAVILTALLTREDVPVCSLRGRPELPQFLKDGDITIGGIVKFDDFQFAQTLIFATEEINNRTDILPGISLGYKIYDDCSTIPLAIRAAMALMNEEEENMYSNKSCTKPSTVHAIIGPASSSATIGIATTIRAFHIPVIGHFATCECLSNRNKYPSFFRTIPSDYYQSRALAQLVKHFGWTWFGTIRSNNDYGNSGMATFVKAARQEGVCIEYSEVIYRTDPREKILKAVDVIKKGTAKVIVAFMSRGDMAVLLEEMLLQNVTGFQWIGSEAWISDKNLAAGESYRVLGGALGFTVTNAVITGLEEFLLNVRPSDTPGNSGFKDFWETVFSCTLTTQEKTSPVNPCTGSENLAEIKNEYTDVTDLGNANDVYEAVYAVAHSLHNLFTCETDQGPFAGKTCANKKKIEPWQVVHYLKTVNFTTKNGDSVYFDENGDPTAKYALLNWQLNKQSIMQFVTVGLYDASLPDGQQFIMDNVNIVWAGGQDKAPKSVCSESCPPGTRKAVQKGKPVCCFDCIPCADGEISNQTDAIGCMKCPLEYRSNNQRNHCILKAIEFLSFGEIMGMLLMILSLIGACLTTAIAIIFFRFRDTPIVKANNSELSFLLLFSLALCFLCSLTFIGQPSEWSCMLRHTAFGITFVLCISCVLGKTIVVLMAFRSTLPGNNMMKWFGPIQQRLTLFAFTFIQALICTLWLIISPPFPNKNMNSFKDRIILECDLGSAAAFYAVLGYIGFLAAMCFVLAFLARNLPDNFNEAKYITFSMLIFCAVWITFIPAYISSPGKYTVAVEIFAILASSFGLLFCIFAPKCYIILLKPEKNTKKHLMGKGP; translated from the exons ATGAGTGATGGCTACGACTTGACGATAAAAGAGGATGAGAGTCTCCGCGTGCTGCGtatt AAAGACAATTTTGAAATGCTTCTCATGGCAGTAATATTAACTGCCCTTTTAACAAGGGAAGATGTGCCTGTTTGCAGTTTGCGAGGCAGACCAGAATTGCCTCAGTTTTTAAAGGATGGAGACATTACAATTGgaggaat TGTAAAATTCGATGATTTCCAGTTTGCTCAAACTCTGATCTTTGCCACcgaagaaataaacaacaggacAGATATACTCCCTGGTATTTCACTGGGTTATAAGATATATGATGATTGTAGTACCATACCTTTGGCTATAAGAGCAGCGATGGCTTTAATGAATGAAGAGGAAGAAAATATGTACTCTAACAAGTCCTGTACCAAACCATCTACTGTCCATGCAATAATAGGACCCGCTAGTTCTTCAGCAACTATAGGAATTGCGACAACAATAAGAGCTTTTCACATACCAGTG ATTGGTCACTTTGCAACATGTGAATGTTTGAGTAACAGGAATAAGTACCCTTCATTTTTCAGAACCATACCAAGTGATTACTATCAAAGCAGAGCCCTGGCACAGCTTGTAAAGCATTTCGGATGGACTTGGTTTGGGACAATTAGAAGTAACAATGATTATGGCAACTCAGGAATGGCTACTTTTGTGAAAGCAGCCAGACAGGAGGGAGTTTGTATTGAATATTCAGAAGTCATTTATAGAACTGATCCGAGAGAGAAGATTCTTAAAGCAGTAGATGTTATCAAGAAGGGCACTGCAAAAGTTATTGTAGCTTTCATGTCTCGAGGAGATATGGCAGTTTTGTTAGAAGAAATGTTGCTTCAGAATGTTACTGGTTTTCAGTGGATAGGAAGTGAAGCTTGGATTTCTGACAAAAACCTTGCAGCAGGAGAAAGCTACAGAGTTCTGGGTGGGGCACTGGGTTTCACAGTCACTAATGCAGTAATTACAGGTTTGGAGGAGTTTTTACTGAACGTCCGTCCATCTGATACCCCTGGGAATTCAGGCTTTAAAGATTTCTGGGAAACTGTTTTCAGCTGCACCCTGACTACCCAAGAAAAGACCTCACCTGTTAATCCATGTACAGGGTCTGAGAATTTAGCAGAGATAAAGAATGAGTACACTGATGTAACTGATCTGGGAAATGCCAATGATGTATATGAAGCTGTGTATGCTGTAGCCCACTCACTACACAATCTGTTTACATGCGAAACTGACCAGGGACCTTTTGCTGGTAAGACATGTGCAAATAAGAAGAAGATTGAACCATGGCAG GTAGTGCATTATCTGAAAACAGTTAATTTCACTACCAAGAATGGAGATAGTGTTTATTTTGATGAGAATGGGGATCCAACAGCAAAATATGCATTACTTAACTGGCAACTCAATAAGCAGAGCATCATGCAATTTGTTACAGTTGGTCTCTATGATGCATCTTTACCGGATGGACAACAGTTTATTATGGATAATGTCAATATTGTTTGGGCAGGTGGTCAGGATAAG GCGCCtaaatcagtgtgcagtgagagctgtcctccaggcactcggaaggctgttcagaaaggaaagcctgtttgttgctttgactgCATACCATGTGCTGATGGAGAAATCAGCAATCAGACAG atGCTATTGGTTGTATGAAGTGCCCTTTGGAATACAGGTCGAATAACCAAAGAAACCACTGCATCTTAAAAGCCATTGAATTCCTGTCATTTGGAGAAATCATGGGGATGTTGCTGATGATCCTTTCATTGATTGGGGCTTGTTTAACCACTGCTATAGCGATTATTTTCTTTCGATTCAGAGATACCCCTATTGTTAAAGCTAATAACTCTGAACTCAGTTTccttcttctgttttcattagcactgtgtttcctttgttcactTACTTTCATTGGCCAGCCCTCTGAGTGGTCCTGTATGTTGCGCCACACTGCCTTTGGGATCACATTTGTCCTGTGCATCTCTTGTGTTCTGGGGAAAACAATAGTCGTGTTAATGGCATTTAGGTCTACACTTCCTGGTAATAATATGATGAAATGGTTTGGGCCCATCCAGCAGCGGCTAACTCTTTTtgcattcacattcattcagGCCTTAATTTGCACTCTTTGGTTAATAATATCCCCtccttttccaaacaaaaacatgaactctTTCAAAGACAGAATCATTTTAGAGTGTGACctgggatctgcagcagcattttatgcTGTGTTAGGGTATATTGGGTTTCTTGCTGCCATGTGCTTTGTGCTCGCTTTTCTGGCTCGTAACCTACCAGATAACTTTAATGAagctaaatacattacatttagcatgCTCATATTCTGTGCTGTCTGGATCACTTTCATTCCAGCTTACATCAGTTCACCTGGAAAGTACACAGTTGCCGTAGAAATATTTGCAATTCTAGCTTCCAGCTTTGGTTTGCTCTTCTGTATTTTTGCTCCTAAATGTTATATCATATTACTTAAGCctgagaagaatacaaaaaaacatttgatgggaAAAGGGCCCTAA